A part of Triplophysa dalaica isolate WHDGS20190420 chromosome 17, ASM1584641v1, whole genome shotgun sequence genomic DNA contains:
- the thbs2b gene encoding LOW QUALITY PROTEIN: thrombospondin-2 (The sequence of the model RefSeq protein was modified relative to this genomic sequence to represent the inferred CDS: inserted 1 base in 1 codon) — protein MILRRCHAWLALWLLCVSVKTQDAQLEDETVFDMFDSSGITRKTVGVKLFKGQDTDSPAYRFIRFDQLPSINSEALEKLLLQIQNNEGFILTATLRQDRTSRGTILALEGPGERRQFEVISDGRTNTLDLVYWWADGSRNVISFEDVDLSDSQWKNVTLYVHGETATLYIGCMLIDSFILDEPFYEHLSATGGHLFVAKGATRESHFRGLLQNVRFIFDTPLEDILENGGCDLGSQGEANAVSESTEVLDVPSSIATNVIGQNTDVPATSSSELMCERSCEELANLFQELKGLRVVVSNLIDGLQKVTEENTAMKEALNKMQNPSEQSMCWQDGRLFEDKEDWIVDSCTKCTCQEGKVVCRQITCPPVACANPSFIDGECCPVCLPMDSEDGWSPWSEWTQCTVTCGSGTQQRGRSCDDTSNTCAGPSIQTRKCSLGKCDRRVRQDGGWSLWSPWSSCSVTCGEGLITRIRHCNAPVPQRGGKDCDGDGRETQSCQTEPCPVDGGWGPWSPWAACSATCGGGLKSRVRECNSPAXLHGGRKCLGDPIENEVCNRLECPIDSCLSNPCFAGAECSAASDGSWECGPCPNGFRGNGTFCEDVNECDMVSDVCHKVGGLQQCVNTDPGFHCLPCPPRYKGTQPYGMGIESAKTNKQVCEPYNPCKDNSHSCHKYAECIFLTHFSDPMYKCECRIGYAGDGILCGEDFDLDGWPNQDLVCGANATYHCKKDNCPTLPNSGQEDLDNDGQGDACDKDDDNDEIMDERDNCPLMYNPRQYDYDKDDVGDRCDNCPYEHNPTQTDTDNNGEGDACAIDIDGDEILNAQDNCPYIYNTDQKDTDLDAVGDQCDNCPLVHNPQQTDVDNDLVGDQCDDNQDIDEDGHQNNMDNCPYISNANQADHDGDGKGDACDHDDDNDGIPDDRDNCRLVPNKDQVDSDGDGRGDACENDFDNDSVPDIFDACPENNAISVTDFRKFQMVHLDPKGTTQTDPNWVVRNQGKELVQTANSDPGIAVGFDEFNAVDFSGTFYVNTDRDDDYAGFVFGYQSSRRFYVVMWKQITQTYWEDKPFKSFGISGVSLKVVNSTTGTGEILRNALWHTGNTKQQVRTLWHDPKNIGWKDFTAYRWHLIHRPKTGFIRVVVYEGKQIMADSGPIYDKTFGGGRLGLFVFSQEAVIFSDLKYECRDY, from the exons ATGCTCAGCTGGAAGATGAAACAGTTTTTGATATGTTTGACTCCAGTGGGATCACACGCAAGACTGTCGGTGTAAAGCTTTTCAAGGGTCAGGACACCGATTCCCCAGCATACCGTTTCATCCGCTTTGACCAGCTCCCCTCTATCAACTCTGAAGCGCTCGAAAAACTATTGTTGCAGATACAAAACAACGAAGGCTTCATTCTGACAGCCACCCTACGGCAGGATCGCACGTCCCGCGGCACAATCCTCGCGTTGGAGGGTCCCGGAGAGCGCAGACAGTTTGAGGTCATTTCGGATGGCCGAACCAACACTTTAGATTTGGTGTACTGGTGGGCTGATGGCTCGCGCAATGTGATCTCTTTTGAGGATGTAGACCTCTCAGATTCACAGTGGAAGAACGTAACTCTTTATGTGCATGGGGAGACAGCAACTTTGTACATTGGCTGCATGCTCATTGATAGCTTCATCCTTGATGAACCTTTCTATGAGCACCTGAGCGCCACAGGCGGCCATTTGTTTGTGGCCAAAGGGGCCACCCGAGAAAGCCATTTTAGG GGTTTACTGCAGAATGTACGTTTTATCTTTGACACCCCACTTGAGGACATTCTGGAAAACGGCGGAtgtgatctcggaagccaag GGGAGGCAAACGCAGTCAGTGAGAGCACAGAAGTGCTGGACGTTCCATCTTCAATAGCCACCAATGTGATTGGCCAAAACACTGATGTTCCAGCTACAAGCTCCTCAGAACTGATGTGTGAACGTTCTTGTGAGGAGCTGGCCAACCTCTTCCAGGAGCTCAAGGGTCTGAGAGTTGTTGTTAGCAACCTCATAGACGGTTTGCAGAAAGTG ACGGAGGAAAACACGGCGATGAAAGAGGCGTTAAATAAGATGCAGAACCCATCTGAGCAAAGCATGTGTTGGCAAGACGGCCGCCTGTTTGAAGATAAAGAGGACTGGATTGTGGATAGCTGCACTAAATGTACCTGCCAAGAAGGAAAAGTTGTTTGTCGTCAAATCACTTGTCCTCCAGTGGCATGTGCCAATCCATCCTTCATCGACGGGGAATGTTGTCCGGTTTGCCTTC CAATGGACAGTGAGGACGGCTGGTCTCCTTGGTCAGAGTGGACACAATGCACAGTCACATGTGGAAGTGGCACCCAGCAGCGGGGTCGCTCTTGTGATGACACCAGCAATACGTGCGCTGGACCCTCCATTCAGACACGCAAGTGCAGTTTGGGAAAATGTGACCGCAGAG TTCGTCAGGACGGAGGCTGGAGCTTATGGTCTCCCTGGTCGTCCTGCTCTGTGACGTGTGGGGAGGGTCTGATCACACGGATCCGCCACTGTAATGCCCCAGTTCCACAGAGAGGTGGAAAAGACTGTGACGGTGACGGTCGAGAGACACAGAGCTGCCAGACCGAGCCTTGCCCGG TTGATGGTGGCTGGGGACCATGGTCTCCTTGGGCAGCATGCTCGGCAACATGTGGAGGGGGTCTGAAGAGCCGTGTTAGAGAGTGTAACAGCCCCG CACTGCACGGAGGAAGGAAATGTCTCGGAGACCCTATTGAGAATGAAGTGTGCAACCGACTGGAGTGCCCTATTG ATAGCTGTCTTTCAAACCCTTGTTTTGCCGGAGCTGAGTGTAGCGCAGCCTCCGATGGATCCTGGGAGTGCGGGCCCTGCCCTAACGGTTTCCGCGGCAACGGAACGTTCTGTGAAGACGTCAATGAG TGTGATATGGTTTCAGATGTGTGTCATAAGGTGGGTGGCCTACAGCAATGTGTAAACACTGATCCTGGATTCCACTGTCTACCCTGCCCCCCGCGCTACAAAGGGACTCAACCCTACGGGATGGGAATCGAGTCGGCTAAAACCAACAAACAG GTGTGTGAGCCCTACAACCCCTGCAAAGACAACAGCCACAGTTGCCACAAGTATGCAGAATGCATCTTCCTTACCCACTTCAGCGACCCCATGTACAAGTGCGAGTGTCGTATCGGGTATGCTGGAGATGGCATCTTATGCGGAGAGGACTTTGATCTGGACGGATGGCCCAATCAGGATCTTGTGTGTGGAGCCAATGCCACCTACCACTGCAAGAAG GATAACTGCCCGACTCTTCCCAACTCTGGTCAGGAGGATTTGGATAATGATGGGCAGGGAGATGCATGTGACAAAGACGATGATAATGATGAAATTATGGACGAAAGG GACAACTGTCCTTTGATGTACAACCCCAGGCAGTATGATTATGACAAGGATGATGTTGGAGATCGCTGCGATAACTGTCCCTATGAACACAACCCTACACAGACCGACACGGACAACAACGGCGAAGGGGACGCCTGCGCTATTGATATAGATGGAGATG aAATACTAAACGCACAAGACAACTGCCCTTACATTTACAACACAGACCAGAAGGACACTGATTTAGATGCCGTTGGTGACCAGTGTGATAACTGCCCCTTAGTCCACAACCCACAGCAG ACGGATGTAGATAATGATCTCGTTGGAGACCAGTGCGATGACAACCAGGACATAGATGAAGACGGACATCAAAATAACATGGATAACTGTCCATACATATCCAACGCTAACCAAGCTGACCACGATGGAGATGGGAAAGGAGACGCTTGTGATCACGATGATGATAATGACGGCATCCCTGATGATCGAGATAACTGCAGACTGGTTCCCAACAAGGACCAAGTGGACTCTGATG GGGACGGTCGTGGCGATGCCTGCGAAAACGATTTTGACAACGACAGCGTTCCGGATATCTTTGATGCGTGTCCGGAAAACAATGCCATCAGCGTCACCGACTTCCGGAAGTTTCAGATGGTTCACCTTGACCCCAAGGGGACCACGCAGACTGACCCCAACTGGGTGGTTCGAAACCAGGGCAAAGAACTTGTGCAGACCGCCAACTCTGACCCTGGCATTGCCGTGG GATTTGACGAGTTCAACGCTGTGGATTTTAGTGGCACCTTTTACGTCAACACCGACCGGGATGATGACTACGCAGGTTTCGTGTTTGGATACCAGTCTAGCCGACGTTTTTACGTAGTGATGTGGAAACAGATCACACAGACGTACTGGGAAGACAAACCCTTCAAGTCCTTTGGCATCTCCGGTGTGTCCCTGAAGGTAGTCAATTCCACCACAGGAACTGGGGAAATTCTACGCAATGCTTTATGGCACACAGGCAACACCAAGCAACAG GTGCGCACTCTGTGGCACGACCCCAAGAATATCGGCTGGAAAGACTTTACCGCCTACCGCTGGCATCTCATCCACAGACCTAAGACCGGCTTCATTAG AGTTGTTGTATATGAAGGAAAGCAGATTATGGCAGATTCGGGTCCCATTTATGACAAGACGTTTGGCGGGGGGAGACTTGGATTATTTGTTTTCTCCCAGGAGGCCGTCATCTTCTCGGACCTTAAATATGAATGCAGAG ATTATTAA